Proteins encoded in a region of the Alosa sapidissima isolate fAloSap1 chromosome 19, fAloSap1.pri, whole genome shotgun sequence genome:
- the cmpk2 gene encoding UMP-CMP kinase 2, mitochondrial, whose product MAKRTMSHIGQWCSRIFGVECDKTLPVYFALRMDRQMDPKGNELKELFGDRKVYSFHVHCKDRVQRSKLYEHLQNKLSFIPSTDCTIMEMSSFLPSVQQSVIKGFLLKLNNDNPITEKVVEELLQVDKLFICSYVQERDEIWQQQLSQTEGSEMSTRYCVMSTGAPVLHPSVLNIMNNDVFYSFEDAYNVLVECRDIIPESKAVLDLVDQRMHPSESGKFPVIVIEGLDATGKTTLTESLKKTVNAALLKSPPQSLAPLRPRFDCEPPLIRRAFYALGNYITAGQIARESSKTPVIVDRYWHSTAAYAIATAVGGGVGNLPASGSEVYRWPEDLLRPSLVLLLTVNPEERQRRLRGRGLDQTREESELEVNHLFRKKVEEAYKRIEDPACVIVDASPTPDKVLQQVLLLMKNKCHL is encoded by the exons ATGGCTAAACGCACGATGTCCCACATTGGACAGTGGTGTTCCCGAATTTTTGGAGTCGAGTGTGATAAGACGCTTCCTGTCTATTTCGCCTTGCGCATGGATAGGCAGATGGACCCGAAAGGAAATGAACTAAAAGAACTATTCGGAGATAGGAAGGTCTACTCATTTCACGTCCACTGCAAAGACAGAGTTCAGAGATCGAAATTGTATGAGCATCTCCAAAACAAACTGTCATTTATTCCCTCAACCGATTGCACTATTATGGAAATGTCATCATTCTTGCCCAGTGTACAGCAATCGGTCATCAAAGGATTTCTTTTAAAACTCAACAATGATAACCCCATCACAGAAAAGGTGGTTGAAGAACTTCTACAAGTGGACAAactgtttatctgttcttatgttcaagaaagagatgagatctggcagcaacaattgtctCAGACTGAAGGCTCAGAAATGTCTACAAGGTACTGCGTCATGTCAACAGGAGCACCGGTGCTTCATCCCTCAGTTCTAAATATAATGAACAACGACGTTTTCTACAGCTTCGAAGACGCGTATAACGTTTTGGTGGAG TGTAGGGACATCATTCCTGAGTCAAAGGCAGTTCTGGATCTAGTGGATCAGCGAATGCATCCCAGTGAGAGTGGGAAGTTCCCAGTAATTGTCATTGAAGGACTTGATGCCACAG GTAAAACAACGCTGACAGAGTCTTTGAAGAAGACCGTGAATGCTGCGCTGCTCAAGTCCCCTCCCCAGAGCCTGGCTCCACTGAGACCGCGCTTTGACTGCGAGCCCCCCCTTATCCGCAGAGCCTTCTATGCCCTGGGGAACTACATTACTGCTGGGCAGATAGCCAGAGAGTCATCAAAGACTCCTGTCATTGTAGACAG GTACTGGCACAGTACGGCGGCGTATGCCATCGCTACAGCTGTGGGCGGAGGCGTGGGAAACCTGCCAGCCAGCGGGTCGGAGGTGTACCGCTGGCCCGAGGACCTGCTGCGGCCCAGCCTGGTCCTGCTGCTGACCGTCAACCCCGAGGAGAGGCAGCGGCGGCTGCGGGGCAGGGGCCTGGACCAGACCCGTGAGGAGTCCGAGCTGGAGGTTAACCACCTGTTCCGCAAGAA AGTGGAGGAAGCGTACAAGAGGATTGAGGACCCAGCCTGCGTCATCGTGGATGCCAGTCCCACTCCAGACAAAGTGCTCCAGCAAGTGTTGCTTTTAATGAAGAACAAATGCCACTTGTAA
- the rsad2 gene encoding radical S-adenosyl methionine domain-containing protein 2, with product MLLITHLAFVKMLLKLCISSVHGIFGSILKKVCFWVDKQVPSRTGVIESVKNERNHAERTAKDVTTPTSVNYHFTRKCNYKCGFCFHTAKTSFVLPIEEAKRGLHLLKEAGMEKINFSGGEPFLHERGDFLGEMVRYCKEELQLPSVSIVSNGSMIKERWFNKYGKYLDILAISCDSFDEDTNQVIGRAQGQKSHIDNLFKIREWCQDYKVAFKLNSVINTFNIDEDMTENITQLNPVRWKVFQCLLIDGENAGENSLREAERFVISEQQFQDFLNRHSSIKCLVPESNEKMRDSYLILDEYMRFLDCREGRKDPSKSILDIGVEEAIQFSGFDEKMFLKRGGKYMWSKADMNLEW from the exons ATGTTGCTAATAACTCATCTCGCGTTTGTAAAGATGCTTTTAAAACTTTGCATCAGCAGCGTCCATGGCATCTTTGGCAGTATTTTGAAGAAAGTGTGTTTCTGGGTGGACAAGCAAGTGCCGTCTAGAACAGGCGTAATTGAGAGTGTGAAAAATGAAAGAAATCATGCTGAAAGGACAGCGAAAGATGTCACCACGCCAACAAGTGTCAATTATCACTTCACAAGGAAATGCAATTACAAGTGCGGGTTTTGCTTTCATACAGCGAAAACATCTTTTGTCCTGCCAATTGAAGAGGCAAAGAGGGGATTGCATCTTCTAAAGGAAGCAG GGATGGAGAAAATAAACTTTTCTGGCGGAGAGCCTTTCTTGCATGAGAGGGGCGATTTTTTGGGTGAGATGGTGCGGTACTGCAAAGAGGAGCTTCAACTTCCCAGTGTCAGCATTGTGAGCAATGGCAGCATGATCAAGGAAAGATGGTTCAATAAATATG GAAAGTACCTGGACATTCTTGCCATCTCCTGTGACAGCTTTGATGAGGACACAAACCAAGTCATTGGCCGCGCCCAGGGCCAGAAAAGCCACATTGACAACCTGTTCAAAATACGGGAGTGGTGTCAAGACTATAAGGTGGCTTTCAAGCTCAACTCCGTCATCAACACTTTTAACATTGATGAGGATATGACTGAAAACATCACCCAGCTCAACCCTGTGCGTTGGAAG GTGTTTCAGTGCTTGTTGATTGACGGGGAAAATGCGGGAGAAAACAGCCTTCGAGAAGCAGAACGATTTGTTATCAGTGAACAACAATTTCAGGACTTCCTTAACCGTCACAGCAGCATCAAATGCCTGGTTCCAGAATCCAACGAAAAG atGCGAGATTCCTACCTGATTCTGGATGAATAT ATGCGGTTCCTAGATTGCCGAGAAGGGCGGAAAGACCCTTCTAAGTCTATTCTGGATATAGGAGTTGAAGAGGCTATCCAGTTCAGTGGATTTGATGAGAAGATGTTCCTAAAGAGGGGAGGGAAATATATGTGGAGTAAAGCTGATATGAATCTCGAGTGGTGA